GCAGGCGATTTCATCTCGAACGCGATCGGCCGCGCGAACGTGTCGCGCGCCGGGCGTGCACTGCTTGCCAAGGCGCAGAGCGCGGCCGACGCCGCGAACTGCGTCTGATCATCTCGTTCCACGGATTCCCCGACATGACGACACCCGCTTCATTCGATTCCCTCCCCGATTCCGCGCGACGCGTCGCGCTGCTGCTGCGCGAGCGCGGCCATGCGAAAGGCATCGTGATGCTCGCCGAAACCGGCAAGACGTCGGCCGAGGCCGCGGCCGGGCTCGGCTGCTCGGTCGCGCAGATCGCGAAGTCGATCCTGTTTCGCCGGCAGGCCGACGGCGCACCCGTGCTGGTGATCGCGAGCGGCGTCAACCGCGTGGATGAAAAGAAGGTCGCCGCGCAGGTCGGCCCGGTCGGCCGCGCGGACGCGAAGTTCGTGCGCGACAACACCGGCTATGCGATCGGCGGCGTCTGTCCGATCGGCCATCTGGTCGAACCGGTCACGCTGATCGACGCCGACCTGCTCGCGCTCGACAGCCTGTGGGCCGCCGCCGGCCATCCGCACGCGGTGTTCAACCTGTCGCCGCACGAGCTCGTGTCGCTGACGGGCGCGCCGGTCGCGGACGTCGCGTTGCGGGAGTCCGCATGAGCGACGTGACGATGCCGGTCGCCACGGTCGCGTCGCCGTGCACGGACGTCTGCCGGATCGATCCGCGCACCGACTGGTGCGCGGGCTGCCTGCGCACGCGCGGCGAGATCAAGGGATGGCGTGAGTCGGACGACGACGAGAGGCGCGCGCTGCTCGCGCGGCTCGACGCGCGGCGGCGCCTGATCGCGGGCAGCGAGACATAAAAAAAAGCCGTTCAACCTCACGGGCGAACGGCATCGAGATCGGAATCCTGTGAACGTGATCAACGTCACAGCCCGCATCATACGAGCGACGCGACCGCATCGCATCGGGTGTTTCCCTACAACTTCTTACAGCGCTTTTCACGGCTGCGCGCGACAGCCGCGTGATGTCATTTCGTGCGCAACCGTCGTTCCCGATACGCGCCCTCGACGGGCCGTCGCGTCACCGCGCGGCCGCGTCGAATCGTCTGACCGTTTCAGTTGCCGACCGCCGCGCGACGCGTGGGCACGATCCTCCAGCCGAGGTTCACACCGGCCGCCGCGAGCAGGATCAGCAGCGCGCCGAATACCTGCGTCCACGCGAGCGTCTGCCCGAACGCGACGCGATCGACGACGATCGCGACGACCGGATAGACGAACGACAGCGCGCCCGTCATCGCGGTCGGCAGCTTCTGGATCGCGCCGTACAGCAGCACGTACATCAGCCCGGTGTTGACGATGCCGAGCACGATCAGGTCGAGCCATTGCCCGGCCGTCGCCGGCAACGTGTCGAAGTGCGCGAACGGTGCGAGCAGCACGATACCGAGGCCGACCTGCAGCAGTGCGAGCAGATGCGGCGGCGTGCCCTTCAGGTGCTTCGTGATGATCGACGAGATCGCATACAGGAATGCCGCGCCGAGCGACAGCGCGACGCCTTCCAGATATTCGCCGGGCACCGCGAGCACGGCCGGCTCGACGCGCACCACGAACACCAGCCCGGCGAACGCGAGCGCGAGCCACGCGAGCGTCGACGCGGTGATCCGCTCGCGGAACACGATGGCCCCGAGCGCGACGAGCATGAACGGCTGGGTGTTGTAGACGGCGGTCGCCATCGAGATCGACGCGCGCGAATAGGCGGCGAACAGCAGCAGCCAGTTCGCGACGATCGCGAGGCTGCCGAGCGCCACGAGCGCGAGCATCCGCGGCGAGAACAGCGAGCGGCGCAGGAAGCCGAACGCCGCGCAGACGATCGCGAGCGTCGCGGCGCCAAATATGCAGCGGAAGAACACGACATTGGTCAGCGGCTGCTGCGACGACATCACGAGCCAGCCGATCGTGCCGGACATCAGCATCGCGACGATCATCTCGGCGGCGCCGCGGCGAATTTCATTCGAGGCCATCATGAACTCCGTTGAAAAGCGGGGATGAGTTCGATTCTAGAAACTTGCTTTCGCCATAACCATGACTAAACTGAAGTGAATCCGCCAATTCACCTTCGAAAGCAAAGCGATCATGCCGAAACGCCTTTCCCCGCCCGCCGTCGCGTCGCTCGACGCGACCGACCGCGCGATCGTCGCCGCGCTGGCCGACGACGCGCGCCTCGCGACCAGCGAACTCGCCCGGCAGATCGGACTGTCGGCGCCCGCGACCGCCGACCGCGTGCGGCGGCTCGAGGCGCAAGGCGTGATCGCCGCATTCACCGTCGAGCTCGATCCGCGCGCGCTCGGCTACACGCTGCAGGCGATCGTCCGCGTGAAGCCGCTGCCGGGCCAGTTGCATCTGGTGGAGGAGTTGCTGCGGCGGATTCCCGAGTTCGTCGAATGCGACAAGGTCACCGGCGACGACTGCTTCATCTGCCGGCTCTACCTGCGCACGATCGAGCATCTCGACGACATCCTGTCGAAGGTGACGGAGCGCGCGGAGACGAGCACCGCGATCGTGAAATCGACGCCCGTGCCGCGCCGCCTGCCGCCGCTCGTCGAGGACGACCACGCACACCGCTGAGCCGCGACGGCAAGCGTACATCCCTGAGCCGCGGGCGGCACGCGCCGCCCGCGCGCCCGCACCGTCATGCCGCCGCGTCGCGCGCCTCGAAGAACGCGAGCAGTTCGTCGATCAGCGCGGCGGGCGCCTCTTCCGGAATGTAGTGCCCGCAATCGAGCGCACGGCCGCTGACGTCGCGCGCGACGCGCCGCCATTCGTCGAGCGGATCGAAGCAGCGGCCGACGACGCCGTGCTCGCCCCACAGCACGCGCAGCGGGCACGCGACCTTGTTGCCGCGTTCGAGATCCGCACGGTCGTGCTCGAGATCGATCGTCGCGGACGCGCGGTAGTCCTCGCACATCGCATGCACGGCGCCCGGTTGCGCGAGCGCCGCCCGGTACGCGTCGAGCGCCTCGGGCGCGAACGGCGCCAGCCCGGCCGACCGGTTGCCCATCACGCGCTCGATGTACGCATCGGTGTGCGCGCCCACCAGCGTCTCGGGCAGCGGCTCGGGCTGGATCAGGAAGAACCAGTGGAAATACGCGGTCGCGAACGCGCGATCGGTTTTCTCGTACATCGCGAGTGTCGGCGCGATATCGAGCAGCATCATCCTCTCGACGGCGTCCGCGTGATCGAGCGCGAGCCGGTGCGCGACCCGCGCGCCGCGATCGTGCGCGCACACGTGGAACTGCTCGAAGCCGAAATGCCGCATCACGGCGACCTGGTCCGCCGCCATCGCCCGTTTCGAATACGGCGTGTGCCGCGCGTCGCTCGGCGGCCGGCCCGATGCGCCGTAGCCGCGCAGGTCGGTGGCGATCACCGTGAAGTGATTCGCGAGCGTCGCCGCAACGCGATGCCAGATCATGTGGGTCTGCGGATGGCCGTGCAGCAACAGCAACGGCGGACCCGTGCCTCCTTTGACACCGAAAATGTCGGTGTCCTGCACCGTCACGCGAAACGGTGCAAACGCCTCAAACGACATGGTTTGTTTCTCGTTGGTTTGTTATGGCGGCTATTTTAGGAGCGACGACGCGTCTTCACAGCGGCGCAAGCACGCGAAACCGTAGAAAGAGAACACTCACTCGATTGCCGGCACACCGCGCAGTTTGTTAAGCTCGCGTAGAATCGCACGACCGTTCGTATTAATATGAACGAACGCGTTGCGCAGCTACACTCAATACACTCGAATCACCGTCCGACCGCAACGCCCCCCGGAGACTGGAGACATCACATGGCATTGCCCACCGTCCTGCAGAACCTGACGCTGCCCGTCATCGCGTCGCCGATGTTCATCGTCAGCTACCCCGAACTCGTGCTCGCGCAATGCAAGGCGGGCATCGTCGGTTCGTTCCCCGCGCTCAACGCGCGCCCGGCCGAACTGCTCGACGCGTGGCTCACGCAGATCCAGTCGGAACTCGCCGACCACAAGGCAAAACATCCCGAGGCGGTGATCGGCCCGATCGCGGTCAACCAGATCGTCCACCAGTCGAACGCGCGGCTCGAGCACGACGTGCGCGTGTGCGTCGAGCACAAGGTGCCGATCTTCATCACGAGCCTGCGCGCACCGGCGCGCGAGATCGTCGACGCGGTGCACAGCTACGGCGGCATCGTGCTGCACGACGTGATCAACCTGCGGCACGCGCAGAAGGCGCTCGAAGCGGGCGTCGACGGGCTGATCCTCGTCGCGGCCGGCGCCGGCGGCCACGCGGGCACGACGTCGCCGTTCGCGCTGGTCGGCGAAGTCCGCAAGATCTTCGACGGCCCGATCGTGCTGTCCGGCTCGATCGCGAACGGCGGCTCGATCCTCGCCGCGCAGGCGATGGGCGCCGACTTCGCGTACATGGGCACGCGCTTCATCGCGACGCAGGAAGCGCATGCGATCGACGACTACAAGCACGCGATCCTGAACGCGAAATCGTCGGACATCATCTACACGAACCTCTTCACGGGCGTGCACGGCAACTACATCCGCGAGAGCATCGAGAAGGCCGGCCTCGATCCGGACGCGCTGCCGGAATCCGACAAGACCAAGATGAATTTCGGCAGCGACAAGACCAAGGCATGGAAGGACATCTGGGGCGCCGGCCAGGGCGTCGGCCTGATGGACGACCTGCCGAGCGTGGGTACGCTCGTCGAGCGGCTCAAGCGCGAGTACGACGACGCGAAGGCGCGGCTCGGCATCCCGCGCTGACGGAAGCGGCGGCCGGCGCGGCCGCCATCGATGCGAGATCGTCGAACCAAACGAAAAAGCGCGAACCGTTGCGGTTCGCGCTTTTTTATTGCCCCGTCGCGGCGGACGGGCTGACGATCTGGCTCAGACCGCGCGCTTCATCCGCGTGATCGGCAGCACGCGCAGCCGCGATTCGATCGACGGGCACAGCGACTGCCCTTCGAAACGCGCGGCCAGGAAATCGACGAACGAGCGCACCTTCGCGGACACGTGGCGGCGGCTCGCGTAGACCGCATAGATCGGCGCCTCGTGCGGCGGCACGGAATCGAGCAGCACCGGCACGAGCCGGCCCGATTCGATGTCGTCGCCGACCACTTCGGTGCCGAGCAGCGCAATGCCTGCGCCGGCGAGCACGGCCGCGCGCAGCCCTTCGAGATGGTTCACGATCAGGTTGCCGTTCAGGCTCACGCGCGACGCGGCGGCCGCGTCGATCACGAGCGAATCGAGCATCGTCGAATTCGAATCGCGCCGCAGGTAGTTGTGGTTCGCGAGATCGACGATCGTCTGCGGCGTGCCGTGCTTCTCGAGATACTCGGGCGACGCGACCAGCAGGATGTGCGCGGTCGCGATCTGGCGCGCGACCAGCGACGACGATTTCAATCCGTTCGGCGCCGCGCGCACCGCGACGTCGTAGCCTTCCTCGATCAGGTCGACCACGCGATCGGACAGCGTCATGTCGACGGTCACGTCCGGGAACCGGCCCGCGTAATCGGTGACAGCCTGCATCACGTGCCGCAGCCCGAACGCGGACAGCGACGTCACGCGCAACCGGCCCTGCGGCACCACGCTCGCGGCGCCGACGGCCTGGCCGGCTTCGTCGAGTTCGGACAGCGCCTGCACGAGGCGCTCATAGTATTCGCGTCCCGCCTCGGTCGGCGCGACGCGTCGTGTCGTGCGATGCAGCAGCCGCGCGCCGAGCTGCTGCTCGAGGTGCATCACGTGCTTGCTCGCCATCGCCGCCGACATCTGCATGCGCTCCGCCGCGCCGACGAAGCTGCCCACTTCGACGACGTAGCGAAACACATTCATGCTGACGAGGGTATCCATCGAACTAGCTCGCAATCCCGGGGAATCAACCAATTACGAGATAGGGTAACAAAGGCGAGGAAACAGAAAGGTCAAGAAAGGCAAAACGGCGCCGCGGGTGACGGCGCCGTTTTGGGTAGCAATGACGGACGGAAAACATGCAGCCAAAACGCGCGATTGACGCACGCGTCCGGCGCACCGATCGCGCGTGCGCGTCAGAACTTCGCGCGGATGCCTGCGCCGAACGTGTTGCCGGTCGACAGGCCGCTGATGTGGTCGTTCATGTAGGCCGCGTAGACGTCGGTGCGCTTGGACAGCGGATAGTCGTAGCCGACGGCCCAGGTCTGGCGCGTCTGGTCGAGGCCGCCCGCGTCGCGCGAATACGCATACGACGCCATCGCGTTGCCCACGCCGATCGGCACCGACACGCCGCCCTGCGCGGTGTTGACGTGCCAGCTGCCCGCGACCTGGTCGTTCTTCGTATACATGTACTGGCCGAACAGCTTCACGAGCTTCAGGTCGTAGGTCGCGCCGACCAGCGCGATGCCCTGGCTCTTCATGCCGGTCACGAGCGCGCTCAGATCCTGCGGGCCGTTGTTGAAGTTCACGTACTGATACACCGCGGTCGCCGCGAACGGGCCGTTCGCGTAGTTGAACTGCGCGCTCCACTTCTTCGAACGGTTGTCGCCGGCCTGGTTGCCGAGGGCGTACATCGCGCCGAAATTCAGGCCCCCGAACGAAGGCGACGTGTAACCCACCGCGTTGTTCCAGCCCGAATCGCCGACCGCGCCCTGGTCGCTCGGATAGGTCGGGAACGTGCCGAGGCCGAGGAACACGTGATACACCATCGGCGAGAAGGTGTACGAGTCGTAGAACGGGTTGAACAGGATCGTCGACAGGAACAGGTGCGTCGTCAGGCGGCCCGCCGTCACCGTGCCGTACGGCGAGCTGATGCCGACGTACGCGTTGCGCGCGAAGAACGTGTCGCCCTGGAAGCGGCCGTACTGGCCGTTCTGCGCACGGAAGAAGCTCTCCAGCGTGAAGATCGCCTTGTAGCCGTCGCCGAGATCCTCTGCGCCGTGCAGGCCCCAGTACGACGTCGACATGCCGCCGCCCGACACGTTCCACGCACGATCGCCGCCGGGGAACTTGGTGGCGCCGACCCATTCGTCAACCTGCCCGTAGAGCGAGACGCTCGATTGCGCATGGACGGGTGCGGCGGCCGCCACGCAGGCGGCCGCGGCGATCAGCTTGACGGACGTGCGCGACGCACGGCGAGCGAATGCTTTCATGGGATCTCCAGGTTTTGTCGGATAGTCGATAAGTGGCGCGAGCGTTGTTGTTTGGAGCCGAGTGCTTGCGTCGTATGGGGCGCAGCCATCTTTACGGATCATTCGTCCGGTCAAAATTGCGCACACTTATTGCGGGTATAGCGCCGGCATTAACTTCGCGGAATGTATCCATGGCCGGATGCACCGCGGCGACCCGGCGCGAGCGCGGTCGCACGGGCGGGCGGCGGCGTGGCATACGCGTGCCGGGCGCGAAAGATAGCGCAATGCGGGGGAAAATCAGCGGAAATCTGCGCGCGACTGTGGCGAATTCGCATCAGCCGGCCAGGGGACGAGCGCCGAGGCGCTCAGTTTCGGTAGAACGGGGAGAAAGAAGGCGAGTGCGCGGG
This DNA window, taken from Burkholderia cenocepacia, encodes the following:
- a CDS encoding NAD(P)H-dependent flavin oxidoreductase; translation: MALPTVLQNLTLPVIASPMFIVSYPELVLAQCKAGIVGSFPALNARPAELLDAWLTQIQSELADHKAKHPEAVIGPIAVNQIVHQSNARLEHDVRVCVEHKVPIFITSLRAPAREIVDAVHSYGGIVLHDVINLRHAQKALEAGVDGLILVAAGAGGHAGTTSPFALVGEVRKIFDGPIVLSGSIANGGSILAAQAMGADFAYMGTRFIATQEAHAIDDYKHAILNAKSSDIIYTNLFTGVHGNYIRESIEKAGLDPDALPESDKTKMNFGSDKTKAWKDIWGAGQGVGLMDDLPSVGTLVERLKREYDDAKARLGIPR
- a CDS encoding Lrp/AsnC family transcriptional regulator translates to MPKRLSPPAVASLDATDRAIVAALADDARLATSELARQIGLSAPATADRVRRLEAQGVIAAFTVELDPRALGYTLQAIVRVKPLPGQLHLVEELLRRIPEFVECDKVTGDDCFICRLYLRTIEHLDDILSKVTERAETSTAIVKSTPVPRRLPPLVEDDHAHR
- a CDS encoding YbaK/EbsC family protein, producing MTTPASFDSLPDSARRVALLLRERGHAKGIVMLAETGKTSAEAAAGLGCSVAQIAKSILFRRQADGAPVLVIASGVNRVDEKKVAAQVGPVGRADAKFVRDNTGYAIGGVCPIGHLVEPVTLIDADLLALDSLWAAAGHPHAVFNLSPHELVSLTGAPVADVALRESA
- a CDS encoding alpha/beta fold hydrolase is translated as MSFEAFAPFRVTVQDTDIFGVKGGTGPPLLLLHGHPQTHMIWHRVAATLANHFTVIATDLRGYGASGRPPSDARHTPYSKRAMAADQVAVMRHFGFEQFHVCAHDRGARVAHRLALDHADAVERMMLLDIAPTLAMYEKTDRAFATAYFHWFFLIQPEPLPETLVGAHTDAYIERVMGNRSAGLAPFAPEALDAYRAALAQPGAVHAMCEDYRASATIDLEHDRADLERGNKVACPLRVLWGEHGVVGRCFDPLDEWRRVARDVSGRALDCGHYIPEEAPAALIDELLAFFEARDAAA
- a CDS encoding LysR family transcriptional regulator; the encoded protein is MDTLVSMNVFRYVVEVGSFVGAAERMQMSAAMASKHVMHLEQQLGARLLHRTTRRVAPTEAGREYYERLVQALSELDEAGQAVGAASVVPQGRLRVTSLSAFGLRHVMQAVTDYAGRFPDVTVDMTLSDRVVDLIEEGYDVAVRAAPNGLKSSSLVARQIATAHILLVASPEYLEKHGTPQTIVDLANHNYLRRDSNSTMLDSLVIDAAAASRVSLNGNLIVNHLEGLRAAVLAGAGIALLGTEVVGDDIESGRLVPVLLDSVPPHEAPIYAVYASRRHVSAKVRSFVDFLAARFEGQSLCPSIESRLRVLPITRMKRAV
- a CDS encoding porin, with product MKAFARRASRTSVKLIAAAACVAAAAPVHAQSSVSLYGQVDEWVGATKFPGGDRAWNVSGGGMSTSYWGLHGAEDLGDGYKAIFTLESFFRAQNGQYGRFQGDTFFARNAYVGISSPYGTVTAGRLTTHLFLSTILFNPFYDSYTFSPMVYHVFLGLGTFPTYPSDQGAVGDSGWNNAVGYTSPSFGGLNFGAMYALGNQAGDNRSKKWSAQFNYANGPFAATAVYQYVNFNNGPQDLSALVTGMKSQGIALVGATYDLKLVKLFGQYMYTKNDQVAGSWHVNTAQGGVSVPIGVGNAMASYAYSRDAGGLDQTRQTWAVGYDYPLSKRTDVYAAYMNDHISGLSTGNTFGAGIRAKF
- a CDS encoding DMT family transporter; translated protein: MASNEIRRGAAEMIVAMLMSGTIGWLVMSSQQPLTNVVFFRCIFGAATLAIVCAAFGFLRRSLFSPRMLALVALGSLAIVANWLLLFAAYSRASISMATAVYNTQPFMLVALGAIVFRERITASTLAWLALAFAGLVFVVRVEPAVLAVPGEYLEGVALSLGAAFLYAISSIITKHLKGTPPHLLALLQVGLGIVLLAPFAHFDTLPATAGQWLDLIVLGIVNTGLMYVLLYGAIQKLPTAMTGALSFVYPVVAIVVDRVAFGQTLAWTQVFGALLILLAAAGVNLGWRIVPTRRAAVGN
- a CDS encoding DUF1289 domain-containing protein, translating into MSDVTMPVATVASPCTDVCRIDPRTDWCAGCLRTRGEIKGWRESDDDERRALLARLDARRRLIAGSET